DNA from Thermococcus sp. LS1:
CTCACACCAGTTCAGTTCTCACCTTTGCGAGGTATCCCTCGAGAACCTCCGTGTTCGTTCTGTAGAAGTGCATCTTGCCTTCCTTCCTTTCGAGTATCAGGCCTAGAGCCTTTAGTGTGCGGAGGTGATGGCTGATCAGAGTCTGATCCTGGTCAAGTATCTTCGATATCAGACACACGCAGAGCCAGTTGTCCTTCAGGATCTTGAGTATCCTGAGCCTCAGCGGGTTTGAGAGTGCCTTGAGGAACTTCATGACGTCCTCTTCTACCTGAAGATCAACCTCCTTGTCCAGGTCAGGGATGCCACAGGTCTCCGAACACTGAAGGACAGTCCTTCTCTGCTTCTCATCCAGTTCTTTCAGAACTTCCCTAACCTTCATGCTACAACACCAATTAGCAGATTGGGGCCACGTCTTTTTAAGAATTTTCACATGAAATTAGTCAAGGATTTCGACCTTCAGACGGCTTCCATCACTTTTATAGGCCCTTACGCTGTCTTCTGTAAAAGGGTAGGCAATTATCAGATGGACTCCTCCAAACTTGGAGAAAAAGTTCAGATCCGCCTGGGATGGCCAGGGATTTGGGCCAGGATGCGAGTGAACGGTTCCCTTTATGCTCTCGTCGTAGGGCAGCATCCATGTGTTGAAGAAAGCCGAGCTCCTCCCAAAATGAGGGTCTGGGGCTATAAGAACCTCTTCAAAAACGCCATTCCTCTCCCTCAAAAAGCCAGCGAACTCGTTGGGATAGAATTCGCGGGCTAATTCAAGGAGATACTCCAAGAGCTCCCTTCTAATTTTGACGGTTTCCATCTTGCTCACCGAAAAATAATCAAAAGAGGATATCAAAGAGCGGCAATTGCCTCTATCTCAACCTTAACGCCCTTCGGCAGATTGGAGACTTCGACTACCGCCCTGGCCGGCTTGGACTCTGAGAAATATTTCTCGTAAACCTCGTTGAACTTGGCGTAGTCGTTTATGTCTCTTAGATATACTGTAACTTTAACGACGTTCTCAGCGCTTCCGCCGGCGGCTTTCACTACTGCTAGCAGGTTCTCAATTGCCTGCTTTGCCTGTTCCTCTATTGGACCCTCCACGAGCTCTCCTGTCTCAGGGTTTATTGGTATCTGGCCGGAAACGAAGAGCAACCTACCCGCTTCAGCGACTATTCCCTGACTGTAGGGCCCTATCGGTTTTGGGGCGTTTTCCGTGAAAACAACCTTTTTCAT
Protein-coding regions in this window:
- a CDS encoding Mov34/MPN/PAD-1 family protein yields the protein METVKIRRELLEYLLELAREFYPNEFAGFLRERNGVFEEVLIAPDPHFGRSSAFFNTWMLPYDESIKGTVHSHPGPNPWPSQADLNFFSKFGGVHLIIAYPFTEDSVRAYKSDGSRLKVEILD
- a CDS encoding RidA family protein — protein: MKKVVFTENAPKPIGPYSQGIVAEAGRLLFVSGQIPINPETGELVEGPIEEQAKQAIENLLAVVKAAGGSAENVVKVTVYLRDINDYAKFNEVYEKYFSESKPARAVVEVSNLPKGVKVEIEAIAAL
- a CDS encoding helix-turn-helix transcriptional regulator, whose protein sequence is MKVREVLKELDEKQRRTVLQCSETCGIPDLDKEVDLQVEEDVMKFLKALSNPLRLRILKILKDNWLCVCLISKILDQDQTLISHHLRTLKALGLILERKEGKMHFYRTNTEVLEGYLAKVRTELV